A genome region from Coffea arabica cultivar ET-39 chromosome 7e, Coffea Arabica ET-39 HiFi, whole genome shotgun sequence includes the following:
- the LOC113700028 gene encoding membrane-anchored ubiquitin-fold protein 1-like codes for MSKVSEMVETSAAPDQLDIKFRLIDGSDIGPKSYPAAASVATLKESILAQWPKDKENGPRTVKDVKLISAGRILENSRTVGECMSPLCDVPGGVTTMHVVVQPPPQEKEKVPSDPKQNKCGCVIL; via the exons ATGTCTAAAGTCTCTGAGATGGTAGAAACGTCCGCAGCTCCAGATCAGCTGGATATCAAGTTTAGGCTGATTGATGGATCGGATATAGGCCCCAAGAGTTATCCTGCTGCTGCTAGTGTGGCGACCTTGAAAGAAAGCATCCTTGCTCAATGGCCTAAAG ATAAGGAAAATGGTCCTCGGACAGTGAAAGATGTCAAGTTAATAAGTGCTGGAAGAATATTGGAGAACAGTAGAACAGTCGGGGAATGCATGAGTCCATTGTGTGATGTCCCCGGTGGAGTTACAACCATGCACGTTGTTGTTCAACCACCTCCTCAAGAAAAAG AAAAGGTGCCAAGTGACCCCAAGCAGAACAAGTGTGGTTGTGTCATATTGTGA